In Halomonas alkalicola, the following proteins share a genomic window:
- the cydD gene encoding thiol reductant ABC exporter subunit CydD, whose translation MAAPDTTGGGRDVRRWLNGLAARERRRLGLAVVAGVIATLATLGQLALLAWVVSQLLVERASPASQLPAIAAMAGLLLLRALALFGQEQLGQAASLAIRSRVRGELLDHLARLGPGWLAGRHSAALASQLVEQVEALDGYVARFRPALTLSVLSPLLVLAVALSLDWLAALFLLLAAPLIPLFMALVGMGAERLNREQFEAVARLSGHFIDRVRAISTLQLFGRARGATAEVHAAADDYRRRSMRTLRVAFLSSAVLEFFASVAIAVVAIYVGFGLLGYITYGPSPELTLFSGLLVLLLAPEFFQPLRTLAQHYHDRAAALGAADGLLAILAEAPNPQRGIAPPSTNSPDALLELDGAGVTRPGRGRVLGPVDLRLAAGEVVALTGPSGSGKSTLLQLLAGFVGPEAGERRLAAGTTFAWMDQRPLLIQGSLADNLRLAAPAASREAMQAALDRAGLGALVAALPGGLDTSIGERGVGLSGGQAQRLALARVFLSGAPLVLLDEPTASLDAETEARVVVALEALAREGRTLVIATHHPALIAMAGRRLAIEAGRVMEVPHG comes from the coding sequence ATGGCCGCTCCTGACACCACCGGCGGCGGACGCGATGTCCGCCGCTGGCTGAACGGACTCGCCGCCCGGGAGCGACGCCGCCTGGGTCTGGCGGTGGTCGCCGGGGTCATCGCCACCCTGGCCACCCTGGGGCAGCTGGCGCTGCTGGCGTGGGTGGTCAGTCAGCTGCTGGTGGAGCGGGCCTCCCCGGCGTCCCAGCTGCCTGCCATCGCCGCCATGGCCGGGTTGCTGCTGCTTCGCGCCCTCGCGCTCTTCGGCCAGGAGCAGCTGGGCCAGGCGGCCAGCCTCGCCATCCGCTCCCGGGTGCGTGGCGAGCTGCTCGATCACCTGGCGCGGCTCGGGCCGGGCTGGCTCGCCGGGCGCCACTCCGCGGCACTGGCCAGCCAGCTGGTGGAGCAGGTCGAGGCGCTGGATGGCTATGTCGCCCGCTTCCGACCGGCGCTTACGCTCTCGGTGCTGAGCCCGCTGCTGGTGCTTGCGGTGGCGCTGTCGCTGGACTGGCTGGCCGCACTCTTCCTGCTGCTGGCCGCGCCACTGATCCCGCTGTTCATGGCGCTGGTGGGTATGGGCGCCGAGCGCCTCAATCGCGAGCAGTTCGAGGCGGTGGCCCGGCTCTCGGGGCACTTCATCGACCGGGTGAGGGCGATCTCCACCCTGCAGCTGTTCGGCCGGGCACGGGGGGCGACCGCCGAGGTCCACGCCGCTGCCGACGACTATCGCCGGCGCAGCATGCGCACCCTGCGCGTCGCCTTTCTCTCCTCGGCGGTGCTGGAGTTCTTCGCCTCGGTGGCCATCGCCGTGGTGGCCATCTATGTGGGCTTCGGGCTGCTCGGCTACATCACCTATGGACCCTCTCCCGAGCTCACCCTGTTCAGCGGCCTGCTGGTGCTGCTGCTGGCGCCGGAGTTCTTCCAGCCGCTGCGCACCCTGGCCCAGCACTACCACGACCGGGCCGCCGCCCTGGGGGCCGCCGATGGCCTGCTGGCGATTCTTGCGGAAGCCCCCAATCCGCAGCGCGGTATCGCGCCACCCTCGACGAACTCGCCCGACGCCCTTCTGGAACTCGACGGGGCAGGCGTGACTCGACCCGGCCGCGGCCGGGTGCTGGGGCCGGTCGACCTGCGCCTGGCAGCGGGCGAGGTGGTGGCGCTGACCGGTCCCTCAGGGAGCGGCAAGTCGACTCTGCTGCAGCTGCTGGCGGGCTTTGTCGGCCCGGAGGCCGGCGAGCGGCGCCTGGCCGCCGGCACGACCTTCGCCTGGATGGATCAGCGGCCGCTGCTGATCCAGGGCAGCCTGGCCGACAACCTGCGGCTGGCCGCCCCCGCGGCCTCGCGGGAGGCGATGCAGGCGGCGCTGGACAGGGCCGGCTTGGGGGCGCTCGTCGCGGCGCTGCCCGGGGGGCTCGATACGTCCATCGGCGAGCGCGGGGTCGGGCTCTCCGGCGGCCAGGCCCAGCGCCTGGCGCTGGCCAGGGTGTTTCTCTCCGGTGCTCCCCTGGTGCTGCTGGATGAACCCACGGCGAGCCTGGATGCCGAGACCGAGGCCCGGGTCGTCGTGGCGCTCGAGGCCCTGGCCCGGGAGGGCCGCACCCTGGTCATTGCCACCCACCACCCGGCGTTGATCGCCATGGCCGGTCGGCGCCTGGCGATCGAGGCGGGTCGCGTCATGGAGGTGCCCCATGGCTGA
- the msrP gene encoding protein-methionine-sulfoxide reductase catalytic subunit MsrP: protein MTRYRYPAIPESEVTPRELFERRRRFLKGTLRGGAALGAAALAPGLLFSPAAHAWREGLEARLEGELPSQALAGDESLTEFRDATTYNNFYEFGTRKSDPEVYAHRLVTDPWSVTIEGEVEKPGTFALEDILADQKLEERIYRLRCVEAWSMVIPWIGFPLAELLKRHAPTSRAKYVVFESILDPDNLRGQRRSIIEWPYREALRIDEAMHPLTLMAVGMYGEVMPNQNGAPIRLVVPWKYGFKSIKSVVKIRLVEEQPTTSWIDQNPEEYGFYANVNPEVDHPRWSQARERRIGESGRRETLMFNGYADEVAELYAGMDLNKYF, encoded by the coding sequence ATGACCCGCTATCGCTATCCCGCCATTCCCGAGTCCGAGGTGACGCCCCGCGAGCTCTTCGAGCGGAGGCGCCGCTTTCTCAAGGGCACGCTCCGGGGCGGGGCGGCCCTGGGCGCGGCCGCCCTGGCCCCGGGGTTGCTGTTCTCGCCTGCCGCCCACGCCTGGCGCGAGGGACTCGAAGCGCGCCTCGAGGGAGAGCTGCCGAGCCAGGCGCTCGCCGGCGATGAGTCGCTGACCGAGTTCCGCGACGCCACCACCTACAACAACTTCTACGAGTTCGGCACCCGCAAGAGCGACCCGGAGGTCTACGCCCACCGGCTTGTCACCGATCCCTGGTCGGTCACCATCGAGGGCGAGGTGGAGAAGCCCGGCACCTTCGCCCTGGAGGATATCCTCGCCGACCAGAAGCTGGAGGAGCGCATCTACCGGCTGCGCTGCGTGGAGGCCTGGTCCATGGTAATTCCCTGGATCGGCTTCCCGCTGGCCGAGCTGCTCAAGCGCCATGCGCCCACCTCGCGGGCGAAGTACGTGGTCTTCGAGTCGATCCTCGACCCCGACAACCTGCGCGGTCAGCGCCGCTCCATCATCGAGTGGCCCTACCGGGAGGCGCTGCGCATCGACGAGGCGATGCACCCGCTGACGCTGATGGCGGTGGGCATGTACGGCGAGGTGATGCCCAACCAGAACGGTGCGCCGATCCGGCTGGTGGTGCCTTGGAAGTACGGCTTCAAGAGCATCAAGTCGGTGGTGAAGATACGCCTGGTGGAGGAGCAGCCCACCACCTCCTGGATCGACCAGAACCCGGAAGAGTACGGCTTCTACGCCAATGTGAATCCCGAGGTGGACCATCCACGCTGGTCCCAGGCCCGCGAACGGCGCATCGGCGAGAGCGGTCGTCGAGAGACGCTGATGTTCAACGGTTACGCCGACGAGGTCGCCGAGCTCTACGCCGGCATGGACCTGAACAAGTACTTCTGA
- the cydC gene encoding thiol reductant ABC exporter subunit CydC — MADYRPAGTSLAALRPWLTLLDRRRGRLWSGAALMALTLASAIGLLALSGWFIAATGLTGLLLAAGVAATLEVYVPGGGIRFFAVTRTVARYLERLYNHDTVLRLLADLRARLFGALAGLDGQALARRRASDWLNRLTADIDTLDSLYLRLLAPAGVALLAILGLSGFLAVFAPRVGLASGALLLVGWLWLTLAQARLGLAPSRAQVSELEALRGRLVEQLQGMAELEAYGSLTSHRRDLAALEVRLYRGQRRLGLLAALGNALASLLVGLAALLALWLAAQAWAAGQLSGPLMVMMPLAMLAMSEALAALPAAFTWLGATLGAAERLNELEARADSTPPASASAAPMPVEGAPAVELDGVTLRYPGALAPALQALTLTLAPGERLALCGASGAGKTSVVELLLRQLKPQAGALRLGGVVLADWPEAALRRRVAALTQRIDLLDDSLAANLRLAAPEADDDALWRALAWVGLEAWVRGLAEGLDTRVGEGGQRLSGGQARRLALARLHLRDPSLVILDEPFAGLDADTATALAARLDAWLAGRSVLYLVHQLDGGPFQPPGIDRTLTLVEGQLASEGAGRPPPVPGAG, encoded by the coding sequence ATGGCTGATTACCGACCCGCGGGCACTTCGCTTGCGGCCCTGCGCCCCTGGCTAACGCTGCTCGACCGCCGCCGAGGGCGCCTGTGGTCCGGCGCCGCCCTGATGGCGCTGACCCTGGCCTCGGCCATCGGCCTGCTGGCGCTCTCCGGCTGGTTCATCGCCGCCACGGGGCTCACCGGTCTGCTCCTGGCGGCGGGCGTGGCCGCCACCCTCGAGGTCTACGTGCCCGGTGGCGGGATCCGCTTCTTCGCGGTCACCCGCACCGTGGCGCGCTATCTGGAGCGGCTCTACAACCACGACACCGTGCTGCGCCTGCTGGCCGACCTGCGCGCCCGGCTGTTTGGTGCGCTGGCGGGCCTCGACGGCCAGGCCCTGGCGCGCCGCCGGGCCAGCGACTGGCTCAACCGCCTGACGGCCGATATCGACACCCTGGACAGCCTCTACCTGCGCCTGCTCGCCCCGGCCGGCGTCGCGCTGCTGGCGATCCTCGGCCTCTCCGGCTTCCTGGCCGTGTTCGCGCCGCGGGTCGGCCTGGCCTCGGGCGCCCTGCTGCTGGTCGGCTGGCTGTGGTTGACCCTCGCCCAGGCGCGGCTGGGCCTGGCCCCGAGCCGGGCCCAGGTGAGCGAGCTGGAGGCGCTGCGCGGGCGCCTGGTCGAGCAGCTGCAGGGGATGGCGGAGCTCGAGGCCTACGGCAGCCTGACGAGCCACCGCCGCGACCTTGCGGCCCTCGAGGTGAGGCTCTACCGCGGACAGCGCCGACTCGGGTTGCTGGCGGCCCTGGGCAACGCCCTGGCCAGCCTGCTGGTGGGGCTCGCCGCGCTGCTGGCGCTGTGGCTGGCCGCCCAGGCCTGGGCGGCGGGCCAGCTCTCCGGGCCGCTGATGGTGATGATGCCGCTCGCCATGCTGGCCATGAGCGAGGCGCTGGCGGCGCTGCCGGCCGCCTTCACCTGGCTGGGCGCCACCCTGGGGGCCGCCGAGCGGCTCAACGAGCTGGAGGCCCGCGCCGACTCCACGCCGCCCGCGTCCGCCTCCGCTGCCCCGATGCCGGTGGAGGGGGCACCGGCGGTCGAGCTCGATGGGGTCACCCTGCGCTATCCCGGTGCCCTGGCGCCGGCCCTGCAGGCGCTGACGCTGACGCTGGCCCCCGGCGAGCGGCTGGCGCTGTGCGGGGCGTCCGGGGCTGGCAAGACCAGCGTGGTGGAGCTGCTGCTGCGCCAGCTGAAACCCCAGGCCGGTGCCCTGCGGCTTGGGGGCGTGGTCCTCGCGGACTGGCCAGAGGCGGCGCTGCGCCGGCGGGTCGCCGCGCTGACCCAGCGCATCGATCTGCTCGATGACAGCCTGGCCGCCAACCTGCGCCTGGCCGCCCCCGAGGCCGACGACGATGCCCTGTGGCGCGCGCTGGCCTGGGTGGGCCTCGAGGCCTGGGTCCGAGGCCTTGCCGAGGGGCTCGACACCCGGGTGGGCGAGGGTGGCCAGCGCCTCTCGGGGGGGCAGGCGCGCCGCCTGGCGCTGGCACGCCTACACCTGCGCGACCCGTCGCTGGTGATTCTCGATGAACCCTTCGCGGGCCTGGATGCCGATACCGCCACGGCACTCGCCGCACGGCTCGACGCCTGGCTTGCCGGGCGCAGCGTGCTCTACCTGGTGCACCAGCTCGACGGCGGTCCCTTCCAGCCGCCGGGCATCGATCGGACGCTGACGCTGGTCGAGGGGCAGCTGGCGAGTGAGGGCGCGGGGAGACCGCCACCGGTACCTGGGGCGGGATAG
- a CDS encoding c-type cytochrome, whose amino-acid sequence MNSHSRWGVGLCSVLMLSGAAFAEKNDEAMIDLAWESGCFNCHDLDKPLLGPAWRDVAERYRDDDEALSRLVVTVRDGGSGNWGEERMTPNRRAAEEEIERLVSWLLSLDARED is encoded by the coding sequence ATGAACAGTCATAGTCGCTGGGGAGTGGGGCTTTGCTCGGTGCTGATGCTGTCCGGGGCCGCCTTCGCCGAGAAGAATGACGAGGCGATGATCGACCTGGCCTGGGAGAGCGGCTGCTTCAACTGCCACGACCTGGACAAGCCCCTGCTGGGGCCGGCCTGGCGCGACGTGGCCGAGCGCTATCGGGACGACGACGAGGCGCTCTCGCGTCTGGTGGTCACGGTGCGCGACGGCGGCAGCGGCAACTGGGGCGAGGAGCGCATGACCCCCAACCGCCGCGCCGCCGAGGAGGAGATCGAGCGCCTGGTGAGCTGGCTGCTCAGCCTCGACGCCCGCGAGGACTAG
- a CDS encoding cytochrome-c peroxidase, with product MIKQRLLASAIAMGSAIAIAAPAMADDGLGDYRNRFEPLPHFPPIPAANSLTPEKVELGKFLFFEPRISSSGVISCATCHNPALGWADRIPRATGHDGQIGERNTPTVLNSGFLGSQFWDGREPDLEGQALGPIEADVEMAMDLDSALERLTEFDLYQEKFAEAFPGDDDPINADNLAQALASFQRTLNTPNSPFDRYLRGDIGALNQQEKDGMVAFVDNGCIACHSGPALTDSNFHRIQVPGSTDVGRYEVTGNEADMYRFRTPTLRNVGVTYPYMNNGATETLEEAVAIMGSEMLGREFEEQTIADITAFLHTLTGEMPALEIPALP from the coding sequence ATGATCAAACAACGCCTGCTGGCCTCGGCCATCGCCATGGGCTCCGCTATCGCCATCGCCGCACCGGCCATGGCCGACGACGGTCTCGGCGACTACCGCAACCGCTTCGAACCGCTGCCCCACTTCCCGCCGATTCCGGCCGCTAACTCACTGACTCCGGAGAAGGTCGAGCTCGGCAAGTTCCTGTTCTTCGAGCCGCGGATCTCCTCCAGCGGCGTGATCAGCTGTGCCACCTGCCACAACCCGGCGCTGGGCTGGGCGGACCGCATTCCCCGCGCCACCGGCCATGACGGCCAGATCGGTGAGCGCAACACCCCCACCGTGCTGAACTCCGGCTTCCTGGGCTCCCAGTTCTGGGATGGCCGCGAGCCCGATCTGGAAGGCCAGGCCCTCGGCCCCATCGAGGCCGACGTCGAGATGGCCATGGACCTGGACAGCGCCCTGGAGCGTCTGACCGAGTTTGACCTCTACCAGGAGAAGTTCGCCGAAGCCTTCCCGGGCGACGATGATCCGATCAACGCCGACAACCTGGCCCAGGCACTCGCCAGCTTCCAGCGCACCCTGAACACCCCGAACTCCCCCTTCGACCGCTACCTGCGCGGCGACATCGGCGCCCTGAACCAGCAGGAGAAGGACGGCATGGTGGCCTTCGTGGACAACGGCTGCATCGCCTGCCACAGCGGCCCGGCGCTGACCGACAGCAACTTCCACCGCATCCAGGTGCCGGGCTCTACCGACGTGGGCCGCTACGAGGTCACCGGCAACGAGGCGGACATGTACCGCTTCCGCACCCCGACCCTGCGCAATGTGGGCGTGACCTACCCCTACATGAACAACGGCGCCACCGAGACCCTGGAGGAGGCCGTGGCCATCATGGGCAGCGAGATGTTGGGTCGCGAGTTCGAGGAGCAGACCATCGCCGACATCACCGCCTTCCTGCACACCCTGACCGGCGAGATGCCCGCCCTCGAGATACCGGCCCTGCCGTAA
- a CDS encoding sulfite oxidase heme-binding subunit YedZ — translation MLDASQRILAFRLLVLAAGTLPAVWLAWQWFFGDLGAVPAEAVVHFTGRTGLTLLVATIAFSPAFRFTGWIGFMIARRQIGLWAFVWLVAHMLAWMGLDQYWDWPWIRREMVELPYIRYGAAALLLLVPLALTSFRYTQKAMGYTAWHWLHRLVYVSAALGVVHLWVLTRADYLMATSFAVAVAALALFRVVDALIGRRSQ, via the coding sequence ATGCTGGATGCGTCACAGCGAATCCTCGCCTTCCGCCTGCTGGTGCTGGCCGCCGGTACCTTGCCCGCGGTGTGGCTGGCCTGGCAGTGGTTCTTCGGCGACCTGGGGGCGGTGCCCGCCGAGGCGGTGGTCCACTTCACCGGCCGCACCGGCCTGACCCTGCTGGTGGCGACCATCGCCTTCAGCCCGGCCTTTCGCTTCACCGGCTGGATCGGCTTCATGATCGCCCGCCGGCAGATCGGCCTGTGGGCCTTCGTCTGGCTGGTGGCTCACATGCTGGCCTGGATGGGCCTCGACCAGTACTGGGACTGGCCCTGGATCCGTCGCGAGATGGTAGAGCTGCCCTACATCCGTTATGGCGCCGCGGCGCTGTTGCTGCTGGTACCGCTGGCGCTCACCTCCTTCCGCTACACGCAGAAGGCCATGGGCTACACTGCCTGGCACTGGCTCCACCGCCTGGTCTATGTGTCCGCGGCCCTGGGGGTGGTGCACCTGTGGGTCCTTACCCGCGCCGACTACCTGATGGCCACGAGCTTCGCGGTCGCCGTGGCGGCCCTGGCGCTGTTCCGGGTGGTGGATGCGTTGATCGGGAGACGATCACAATGA
- a CDS encoding adenosine deaminase, translating into MHDFLKRLPKVELHLHIEGSLEPELMFALAERNGVALPYASVEEARAAYDFTDLQSFLDLYYQGMSVLRTAEDFHDLAMDYFRRAHAEGVVHVEMHFDPQAHRVRGIELPVVMEGLSLARRHAERELGLSTALIMAFLRDRDASEAMAVLEEAAPYWEMLDAVGLDSAERGNPPSKFTEVFERAARLGIPRVAHAGEEGPPEYIREALDLLDVCRIDHGVRCLEDPELVARLRDEGVVLTVCPLSNVRLKVVERLEAHPLPQLLEAGLRITLNSDDPAYFGGGMLDNYLACQRAFGWDEATFIQLAGTAIEAAFVSDQRRLALRRRLADSV; encoded by the coding sequence ATGCATGACTTCCTCAAGCGGCTGCCCAAGGTCGAGCTGCACCTGCACATCGAAGGTTCCCTGGAACCCGAGCTGATGTTTGCCCTCGCCGAGCGCAACGGCGTGGCGCTGCCCTACGCCTCGGTGGAGGAGGCCCGGGCTGCTTATGACTTCACCGACCTGCAGTCCTTCCTCGACCTTTACTACCAGGGCATGAGCGTGCTGCGCACCGCCGAGGACTTTCACGACCTGGCCATGGACTACTTCCGGCGCGCCCACGCCGAGGGGGTGGTGCATGTGGAGATGCACTTCGACCCCCAGGCCCACCGGGTGCGCGGCATCGAGCTGCCCGTGGTGATGGAAGGGCTCTCCCTGGCCCGGCGCCATGCCGAGCGGGAGCTGGGCCTCTCCACGGCGCTGATCATGGCCTTCCTGCGCGACCGCGATGCCAGCGAGGCGATGGCGGTGCTGGAAGAGGCCGCCCCTTACTGGGAGATGCTCGATGCCGTGGGGCTGGACAGCGCCGAGCGCGGCAACCCGCCCTCGAAGTTCACCGAGGTGTTCGAGCGGGCGGCGCGGCTGGGGATTCCGCGAGTGGCGCATGCCGGGGAGGAGGGGCCGCCCGAGTACATCCGCGAGGCACTGGATCTGCTCGACGTCTGCCGCATCGACCACGGGGTGCGCTGCCTGGAGGACCCCGAGCTGGTGGCGCGGCTGCGCGACGAGGGCGTGGTGCTCACCGTCTGCCCGCTCTCCAACGTGCGTCTCAAGGTGGTGGAGCGACTCGAGGCGCATCCGCTGCCGCAGCTGCTGGAGGCAGGCTTGAGGATCACCCTCAACTCCGACGACCCGGCCTACTTCGGCGGCGGGATGCTCGACAACTACCTGGCCTGCCAGCGCGCCTTCGGCTGGGACGAGGCCACCTTCATCCAACTGGCGGGCACCGCCATCGAGGCCGCCTTCGTCAGCGACCAGCGCCGTCTGGCGCTCCGTCGCCGGCTCGCCGATAGCGTGTGA